One genomic segment of Amycolatopsis sp. Hca4 includes these proteins:
- a CDS encoding glycoside hydrolase family 3 protein — protein MRLSFFRRALVPAVAATLLVTPSPALAAPPPPFRDPSLPLATRIDDLLSRLTADEKISLLHQYEPAIPRLGIGVFKTGTEALHGVAWSTDYDNKGAVVKADGTVFPQAIGLASTWDPALVKQVGAAVGQEARGFNARNPTLWGLNLWAPVVNLLRDPRWGRNEEGYSEDPYLTGKTAVAYGRGMQGDDPRYLQAAPTLKHFLAYNNEADRDTSNSSVPPKILHDYDEQAFKIPLRAGAANAVMPSYNLVNGRPNHVSPDLDGALRKWAPQDIAVVSDAGAPSNLVNSEKYYATKAEADAAAIKAGLDSFTDNDTDGSITVAAVKEALAKGFLTMADVENADRHLLSLRFRLGEFDPPGRNPYAKITPAVIGSPEHRALARRTAVEQMVLLRNNGGALPLAAARNKKIAVVGPLSDTLYEDWYSGAMQYKVTPVQGIKERLGAAGTVSSAEGVDRIALKDLSTGRYLTAPATTGKVTAGGTVAGPAESFDVYDWGAGKNTLRAAANGKFLSYSGGALVNDADQPAGWFVQQQLKLDAQPDGSYVLEYAGNEVNEPWFGPNKFAVVGTDGVVTISAPDAAHATKFGRDVLTSGVGSAVAAAKDADTAVVVVGSMPFINGREANDRTSTELAPAQRALIEAVQKANPHTVVVVENSYPTTGWDTLSVPGILWTSHAGQETGHAVADVLFGDQDPGGRLTQTWYASDAGLPGILDYDIAKTGMTYQYYRGKPLFPFGYGLSYTGFRYDRVRAVRAGDEVRVSVDVTNTGTRSGSDVVQLYSKNAGVQRLRDFAKVALAPKETRTVRFEVPVADLATWDVSRERSVVAAGVHEFSVGRNASELSAPQPVHVPGERPQPRDLSRPTQAQNFDDYSGTTLTDTSKVSGTSVAGVAGSWVAYRDVALNGPARFSATVSALTPSKVTVRVDSPTGPVLGTASVPGTGDRYAYATVTAALAKASGRHDVYLTFDGPVNQASFSLK, from the coding sequence GTGCGCTTGTCCTTCTTCCGCCGTGCCCTCGTCCCGGCGGTGGCCGCGACCCTGCTGGTGACGCCGTCACCGGCGCTCGCGGCCCCGCCACCCCCGTTCCGCGACCCGTCGCTGCCCCTGGCCACGCGGATCGACGACCTGCTGTCCCGGTTGACCGCGGACGAGAAGATCTCGCTGCTGCACCAGTACGAACCGGCCATCCCGCGGCTGGGCATCGGCGTGTTCAAGACCGGCACCGAAGCCCTGCACGGCGTGGCCTGGTCGACGGACTACGACAACAAGGGCGCGGTCGTGAAGGCCGACGGCACGGTGTTCCCGCAGGCGATCGGGCTGGCCAGTACGTGGGATCCGGCGCTGGTCAAGCAGGTGGGTGCGGCGGTCGGGCAGGAAGCGCGCGGCTTCAACGCCCGCAACCCGACGCTGTGGGGCCTGAACCTGTGGGCCCCGGTGGTGAACCTGCTGCGCGACCCGCGGTGGGGCCGCAACGAAGAGGGCTACTCCGAAGACCCCTACCTGACCGGGAAGACGGCGGTGGCCTACGGCCGCGGCATGCAGGGGGACGACCCGCGGTACCTGCAGGCCGCCCCGACGCTGAAGCACTTCCTCGCCTACAACAACGAAGCCGACCGCGACACAAGCAACTCCTCGGTGCCGCCGAAAATCCTGCACGACTACGACGAGCAGGCGTTCAAGATCCCGCTGCGGGCGGGCGCGGCCAACGCCGTGATGCCGTCGTACAACCTGGTCAACGGCCGGCCCAACCACGTGAGCCCGGACCTCGACGGCGCGCTGCGCAAGTGGGCGCCGCAGGACATCGCCGTCGTCAGCGACGCCGGCGCGCCCTCCAACCTGGTCAACTCCGAGAAGTACTACGCCACCAAGGCCGAAGCGGACGCGGCGGCGATCAAGGCGGGGCTCGACAGCTTCACCGACAACGACACCGACGGCTCGATCACCGTGGCGGCGGTCAAGGAGGCACTGGCCAAGGGGTTCCTGACCATGGCCGACGTCGAGAACGCCGACCGCCACCTGCTGTCCCTGCGGTTCCGGCTCGGCGAGTTCGACCCGCCGGGCCGCAACCCCTACGCGAAGATCACCCCGGCGGTCATCGGCTCGCCCGAACACCGGGCGCTGGCGCGCCGGACCGCCGTCGAGCAGATGGTGCTGCTGCGCAACAACGGCGGCGCCCTGCCGCTGGCCGCCGCACGGAACAAGAAGATCGCGGTCGTCGGCCCGCTCTCGGACACCCTGTACGAAGACTGGTACAGCGGCGCGATGCAGTACAAGGTGACGCCGGTGCAGGGCATCAAGGAGCGGCTCGGTGCGGCCGGCACGGTCTCCTCGGCCGAAGGCGTCGACCGGATCGCGCTGAAGGACCTCTCGACCGGCAGGTACCTGACCGCACCCGCCACCACCGGCAAGGTGACCGCGGGCGGGACCGTGGCCGGCCCGGCCGAGTCCTTCGACGTCTACGACTGGGGCGCGGGCAAGAACACCCTGCGCGCGGCCGCCAACGGCAAGTTCCTCAGCTACTCCGGGGGCGCGCTGGTCAACGACGCCGACCAGCCGGCAGGCTGGTTCGTGCAGCAGCAGCTGAAGCTCGACGCCCAGCCCGACGGCAGCTACGTGCTCGAGTACGCGGGCAACGAGGTGAACGAACCGTGGTTCGGCCCGAACAAGTTCGCTGTCGTCGGCACCGATGGGGTCGTGACGATCTCGGCCCCGGACGCCGCGCACGCGACCAAGTTCGGCCGGGACGTGCTGACCAGCGGCGTCGGCAGCGCGGTCGCCGCCGCGAAGGACGCGGACACTGCCGTCGTCGTGGTCGGCAGCATGCCGTTCATCAACGGCCGCGAGGCCAACGATCGCACCAGCACCGAGCTCGCCCCGGCGCAGCGCGCGCTGATCGAAGCGGTGCAGAAGGCGAACCCGCACACGGTCGTCGTGGTGGAGAACAGCTACCCGACGACCGGCTGGGACACGCTCTCGGTACCCGGCATCCTGTGGACCAGCCACGCCGGGCAGGAAACCGGGCACGCGGTCGCCGACGTGCTCTTCGGTGACCAGGACCCGGGCGGGCGGCTGACCCAGACCTGGTACGCCTCCGACGCCGGCCTGCCGGGCATCCTGGACTACGACATCGCCAAGACCGGGATGACCTACCAGTACTACCGGGGAAAGCCGCTGTTCCCGTTCGGCTACGGGCTGAGCTACACCGGCTTCCGGTACGACCGGGTGCGTGCGGTGCGTGCCGGGGACGAGGTCCGGGTCAGCGTCGACGTGACGAACACCGGAACCCGGTCCGGCAGCGACGTCGTCCAGCTGTACTCGAAGAACGCCGGCGTGCAGCGGTTGCGGGACTTCGCCAAGGTGGCCCTGGCCCCGAAGGAGACACGCACGGTGCGGTTCGAGGTGCCGGTGGCGGACCTGGCGACCTGGGACGTCTCGCGCGAGCGGTCCGTGGTGGCGGCCGGCGTCCACGAGTTCTCGGTGGGCCGCAACGCTTCCGAGCTTTCGGCGCCGCAGCCGGTTCACGTCCCGGGAGAACGGCCGCAGCCGCGCGACCTGAGCCGTCCGACGCAGGCCCAGAACTTCGACGACTACTCCGGGACGACGCTGACGGACACGTCGAAGGTCTCCGGCACCTCGGTCGCGGGTGTCGCCGGGAGCTGGGTGGCGTACCGGGATGTGGCGCTGAACGGCCCGGCGCGGTTCTCGGCCACGGTGTCCGCGCTGACGCCGTCGAAGGTCACGGTCCGCGTGGACTCGCCGACCGGCCCGGTCCTGGGCACGGCTTCGGTCCCGGGCACCGGCGACCGGTACGCGTACGCCACGGTGACGGCGGCCCTGGCGAAGGCGAGCGGGCGCCACGACGTGTACCTGACCTTCGACGGTCCGGTGAACCAGGCGAGCTTCTCGCTGAAGTGA
- a CDS encoding LacI family DNA-binding transcriptional regulator has translation MVTINDVANAAGVAPSTVSYVISGKRSISPKTRRLVEDSIRKLGYHPHAGARALASSKTNVLALVVPLRTDLNVAVVMEFVASAVTAARAHDHDLLLLTKDEGPAALQRVASSAIADALMVMDVEAADPRVPMLLALDLPVVLIGVPDHPAGLSCVDLDFTAAASTCVAHLAELGHRSIALIGPSPAVYRRGTSYATRFLRGFDEAAKSRDVRTASRACAHSYEAVSACVGELLAADPGLTGLVVHNEAVLPGLLSDLRHRGLRVPEDISVIAVCPDSMAEQHAVALTNVAIPAEEVGTQAVEMTMRRLAGHTTPEVRLLGPRLTRRESTAAPRA, from the coding sequence GTGGTCACGATCAACGACGTCGCCAACGCGGCCGGGGTCGCCCCCAGCACGGTGTCGTACGTGATCAGCGGCAAGCGCTCGATCTCGCCGAAGACCCGGCGGCTGGTCGAGGACAGCATCCGCAAGCTCGGCTACCACCCGCACGCCGGGGCGCGGGCGCTGGCCAGCAGCAAGACCAACGTGCTCGCCCTGGTCGTGCCGCTGCGCACGGACCTCAACGTCGCCGTCGTGATGGAGTTCGTCGCCTCGGCGGTCACCGCGGCCCGCGCGCACGACCACGACCTGCTGCTGCTCACCAAGGACGAAGGACCGGCGGCACTGCAGCGGGTGGCGTCCTCGGCGATCGCCGACGCGCTGATGGTGATGGACGTCGAAGCCGCCGACCCGCGGGTGCCGATGCTGCTGGCGCTCGACCTGCCGGTGGTGCTGATCGGCGTACCCGACCACCCGGCCGGGCTCAGCTGCGTGGACCTCGACTTCACCGCGGCCGCTTCGACGTGCGTCGCGCACCTGGCCGAGCTGGGCCACCGCTCGATCGCGCTGATCGGCCCGTCCCCCGCCGTCTACCGGCGTGGCACGAGCTACGCGACGCGGTTCCTGCGCGGCTTCGACGAAGCCGCGAAGAGCCGTGACGTGCGTACGGCTTCCCGGGCGTGCGCGCATTCCTACGAAGCGGTGAGCGCCTGCGTCGGCGAGCTGCTCGCCGCCGATCCCGGCCTGACCGGCCTCGTCGTGCACAACGAGGCCGTGCTGCCCGGGCTGCTGTCGGACCTGCGCCACCGCGGCCTGCGGGTGCCCGAGGACATCTCGGTGATCGCCGTGTGCCCGGACAGCATGGCCGAGCAGCACGCCGTCGCGCTGACCAACGTGGCCATCCCGGCCGAGGAGGTCGGCACCCAGGCCGTCGAAATGACCATGCGCCGGCTCGCCGGCCACACCACCCCGGAGGTCCGCCTGCTCGGGCCCCGCCTCACCCGGCGCGAGAGCACCGCCGCGCCGCGCGCCTAG
- a CDS encoding ABC transporter substrate-binding protein, translated as MTSIRRALVLTAGAALLAGCSPSPTAPAAPGGADAPAATSITELDYYADEQGSAAWQKILDTCAAQTGIKIERQKVPTNQMLPKVLQSASSKTLPNLLFTDNPTLQQVAATGALTPLSDYGISTDGYYDSIVKAGTHQGKVYGVAPGVNGLALIYNKDLLQAAGVEPPKTWDELKTAAAKLTKDGKYGLAFSAIPSEEGTWQFLPFFWSNGAELSQVDSPKAAQALQYVTDLVNSGSASKSVVTWNQNDVADQFVGGNAAMMINGSWNIARLDEQKSLHYGVVPIPVPHDGGKPVVALGGEVGTVPVTTGPAQQAAGRVLSCILSEPTMVEWSKAHAYIPSKTAVARKFGADQPAMQAFVDEVGTARSRTAELGEKYPKVSQALADALQAALTGKTPVDQALEAAQQASGS; from the coding sequence ATGACCTCGATTCGTCGCGCCCTCGTGCTGACCGCGGGCGCCGCGCTGCTGGCCGGCTGCAGCCCCAGCCCGACGGCCCCGGCCGCGCCGGGCGGTGCCGACGCCCCGGCCGCCACGTCGATCACCGAGCTCGACTACTACGCCGACGAACAGGGGTCGGCCGCCTGGCAGAAGATCCTCGACACCTGCGCCGCGCAGACCGGGATCAAGATCGAGCGCCAGAAGGTGCCGACCAACCAGATGCTGCCGAAGGTGCTGCAAAGCGCCAGTTCGAAGACACTGCCCAACCTGCTCTTCACCGACAACCCGACGCTGCAGCAGGTCGCCGCCACCGGCGCGCTGACCCCGCTGAGCGACTACGGCATCAGCACCGACGGCTACTACGACAGCATCGTGAAGGCCGGGACCCACCAGGGCAAGGTGTACGGTGTCGCCCCCGGCGTCAACGGCCTCGCGCTGATCTACAACAAGGACCTGCTGCAGGCCGCGGGGGTCGAGCCGCCGAAGACGTGGGACGAGCTGAAGACCGCCGCGGCGAAGCTGACCAAGGACGGCAAGTACGGGCTCGCGTTCTCGGCCATCCCGTCCGAGGAGGGCACCTGGCAGTTCCTCCCGTTCTTCTGGAGCAACGGCGCGGAACTGTCCCAAGTGGACTCACCGAAGGCGGCCCAGGCGCTGCAGTACGTCACCGACCTGGTGAACTCGGGTTCGGCGTCGAAGTCGGTGGTGACCTGGAACCAGAACGACGTCGCCGACCAGTTCGTCGGCGGCAACGCGGCGATGATGATCAACGGGTCGTGGAACATCGCCCGGCTCGACGAGCAGAAGTCGCTGCACTACGGCGTCGTGCCGATCCCGGTGCCGCACGACGGCGGCAAGCCGGTGGTCGCCCTCGGCGGCGAGGTCGGCACCGTCCCGGTGACCACCGGGCCCGCCCAGCAGGCCGCCGGGAGGGTGCTCTCCTGCATCCTCTCCGAGCCGACGATGGTCGAGTGGAGCAAGGCGCACGCCTACATCCCGTCGAAGACGGCCGTGGCGCGGAAGTTCGGCGCGGACCAGCCGGCGATGCAGGCGTTCGTCGACGAGGTCGGCACCGCCCGCTCCCGCACCGCCGAACTCGGCGAGAAGTACCCGAAGGTTTCGCAGGCGCTGGCCGACGCGCTCCAGGCGGCGCTGACCGGCAAGACCCCGGTCGACCAAGCCCTCGAGGCCGCCCAGCAGGCGAGCGGCTCGTGA
- a CDS encoding carbohydrate ABC transporter permease encodes MTLAAAPAVSAAPRANRKSRRDNRFAAWAFLLPALAYVIVFFGYPLVANLVMSTQDYTVKSFYTGEAPFVGLSNYSAVLNNPLFSTAALNTVLFTAGSLVFQFGIGLALAVFFNGRFLGSALLRSLLLLPWLLPLVVSGAVWRWMFDQDHGVLNAGLRFLGFDAVPWLSSTSWALPAVILTNIWIGIPFNLVILHGGLRAIPASLYEAAALDGAGAWQRFRHVTWPLLRPVTGIVLMLGLVYTIKVFDVIMVVTGGGPANATQTLTTWSYRLSFQDFAFGQGAAVGNVLIVVATLFGLLYLRSAKATLAEAA; translated from the coding sequence GTGACGCTCGCCGCCGCCCCGGCGGTCTCGGCGGCCCCCCGCGCGAACCGGAAGTCCCGCCGGGACAACCGGTTCGCCGCGTGGGCGTTCCTGCTGCCCGCCCTGGCCTACGTCATCGTGTTCTTCGGCTACCCCCTGGTCGCGAACCTGGTGATGAGCACCCAGGACTACACGGTGAAGTCCTTCTACACCGGCGAAGCACCGTTCGTCGGCCTCTCGAACTACTCCGCCGTGCTGAACAACCCGTTGTTCTCGACGGCGGCGCTCAACACGGTGCTGTTCACCGCCGGGTCGCTCGTCTTCCAGTTCGGCATCGGCCTGGCGCTCGCGGTGTTCTTCAACGGCCGCTTCCTCGGCAGCGCGCTGCTGCGGTCGCTGCTCCTGCTGCCGTGGCTGCTGCCGCTGGTGGTCAGCGGCGCGGTCTGGCGGTGGATGTTCGACCAGGACCACGGCGTGCTCAACGCCGGCCTGCGGTTCCTGGGCTTCGACGCGGTGCCGTGGCTGAGCAGCACGAGCTGGGCGCTGCCGGCGGTGATCCTGACCAACATCTGGATCGGCATCCCGTTCAACCTGGTGATCCTGCACGGCGGGCTGCGCGCGATCCCGGCGTCGCTCTACGAAGCCGCGGCGCTGGACGGCGCCGGGGCGTGGCAGCGGTTCCGGCACGTCACCTGGCCGCTGCTGCGGCCGGTCACCGGGATCGTGCTGATGCTCGGGCTGGTCTACACGATCAAGGTGTTCGACGTGATCATGGTGGTCACCGGCGGCGGGCCGGCCAACGCGACCCAGACGCTGACCACGTGGTCGTACCGGCTGTCCTTCCAGGACTTCGCGTTCGGGCAGGGCGCCGCGGTCGGCAACGTCCTCATCGTGGTGGCGACCCTCTTCGGGCTGCTCTACCTGCGCTCGGCGAAGGCGACCCTGGCGGAGGCGGCATGA
- a CDS encoding carbohydrate ABC transporter permease, with protein MKTANWPRTALGVLIVAVLLFPLYWMVNASLQPSGALLRPDPAFFPVGGTLDGYRKALSSQGPHLLSSVVVALGTVAVSLLVAAPASYALAQLKVRGGPVLVFVLLIVQMIPGIVMANALYTVFSNLGLIDNYLGLVLADSTATIPFAVLLLRAFMISVPKELTEASRVDGAGYWRTFSSIILPVSRNALVTAGLFSFLFAWADFLFAVTLTTGQSFEPITVGIYRFVGNQSADWNGIMATAVLAAIPAAVLLVVAQRYVVAGLTSGAVKD; from the coding sequence ATGAAGACGGCGAACTGGCCGCGGACCGCGCTCGGCGTGCTGATCGTCGCGGTGCTGCTGTTCCCGCTGTACTGGATGGTCAACGCTTCGCTGCAGCCCAGCGGCGCCCTGCTGCGCCCGGACCCGGCGTTCTTCCCGGTCGGCGGCACCCTGGACGGGTATCGCAAGGCCTTGTCCTCCCAAGGGCCGCACCTGCTCTCCAGCGTCGTCGTCGCACTCGGCACGGTGGCCGTGTCGCTGCTCGTGGCGGCCCCGGCGTCGTACGCGCTGGCCCAGCTGAAGGTGCGCGGCGGGCCGGTGCTGGTGTTCGTCCTGCTCATCGTGCAGATGATCCCGGGCATCGTGATGGCCAACGCGCTCTACACCGTGTTCAGCAACCTCGGCCTGATCGACAACTACCTCGGTCTGGTGCTCGCCGACTCGACCGCGACCATCCCGTTCGCCGTCCTGCTGCTGCGGGCGTTCATGATCTCCGTGCCGAAGGAGCTCACCGAAGCGTCCCGGGTGGACGGTGCCGGGTACTGGCGCACGTTCTCCTCGATCATCCTGCCGGTCAGCCGCAACGCCCTCGTCACCGCCGGGCTGTTCTCGTTCCTGTTCGCCTGGGCCGACTTCCTGTTCGCCGTCACGCTGACCACCGGGCAGTCGTTCGAACCCATCACCGTGGGCATCTACCGGTTCGTCGGCAACCAGTCCGCCGACTGGAACGGGATCATGGCCACCGCCGTCCTCGCCGCGATCCCCGCGGCCGTCCTGCTGGTCGTCGCCCAGCGCTACGTCGTCGCCGGGCTCACCAGCGGCGCCGTCAAAGACTAG
- a CDS encoding TIM-barrel domain-containing protein: protein MIATTEDGRSLEVSVRHEVLRIEPWGDGSLRVRAGRHRILEDVPGALLPAKPSAATAETDGRYGRVVNGALTAIVEIADTDTGIDAQLKFVRTDTGEELLSEQRAHFWWPGARLFMPSRNGYGRLEQRFSAYEDERIFGLGQHTHGKLDQKGLVLDLVQRNAEVSVPFLLSSRGYGFLWNSPAVGRVELAANGTRWVADDARQLDYWVTTGDGPRRILSHYADATGHAPMLPEWAAGFWQSKLRYRTQEELLSVAREYHARGLPLSVIVADFFHWTHLGDWKFDPAEWPDPAGLVRELDGLGVKLMVSVWPSVNPLSENYRELHEQGLLVAAESGVPAHAPWKDKGFGVEMPVAFYDATNPEARRFVWSKVKENYYDLGVRAWWLDGDEPEIQPGHPHNLGFHAGPGAEVFNLYPQANAQTFHDGIRAEGDDEVVLLSRSAWAGSQRFGAALWSGDIGATWESLRTQVRAGLNVALAGIPWWTTDIGGFHGGDPGSPEYRELMVRWFSYGVFCPLFRLHGFRDPRPAFGPEMTGGPNEVWSFGPSAYEAITASLRLRERLRPYLMAQMRVAHEQGIPPMRPVFVDFPADRAAWDVDDQFLLGPDVLVAPVLEPGVTTRRVYLPAGAVWTDAITGTQHEGGDWVEAPAPPERIPVFLRDGADLPIKPE, encoded by the coding sequence GTGATCGCCACGACCGAAGACGGCCGCTCGCTCGAAGTCAGCGTGCGGCACGAGGTGCTGCGCATCGAGCCGTGGGGGGACGGCAGCCTGCGCGTGCGGGCCGGGCGGCACCGCATCCTCGAGGACGTCCCGGGCGCGCTGCTGCCCGCGAAGCCGTCCGCCGCCACCGCCGAGACCGACGGCCGGTACGGCCGCGTGGTCAACGGGGCGCTCACGGCGATCGTCGAGATCGCCGACACCGACACCGGGATCGACGCGCAGCTGAAGTTCGTCCGCACGGACACCGGTGAGGAGCTGCTGTCCGAGCAGCGCGCGCACTTCTGGTGGCCGGGGGCGCGGCTGTTCATGCCCTCGCGCAACGGCTACGGCCGGCTGGAACAGCGCTTCAGCGCCTACGAAGACGAGCGGATCTTCGGGCTCGGGCAGCACACCCACGGCAAGCTCGACCAGAAGGGCCTGGTGCTCGACCTGGTGCAGCGCAACGCCGAGGTGTCGGTGCCGTTCCTGCTGTCCAGCCGCGGCTACGGGTTCCTGTGGAACAGCCCCGCCGTCGGCCGGGTCGAGCTCGCGGCCAACGGCACCCGCTGGGTCGCCGACGACGCCCGCCAGCTCGACTACTGGGTCACCACCGGCGACGGCCCCCGCCGGATCCTGAGCCACTACGCCGACGCGACCGGCCACGCGCCGATGCTGCCGGAGTGGGCCGCGGGGTTCTGGCAGTCCAAGCTGCGCTACCGGACGCAGGAGGAACTGCTGTCCGTCGCCCGGGAGTACCACGCGCGGGGACTGCCGCTTTCGGTGATCGTCGCGGACTTCTTCCACTGGACCCACCTGGGCGACTGGAAGTTCGACCCGGCCGAGTGGCCGGACCCGGCCGGGCTGGTGCGCGAGCTCGACGGACTCGGCGTCAAGCTGATGGTCTCGGTGTGGCCGTCGGTGAACCCGCTCTCGGAGAACTACCGCGAACTGCACGAACAGGGCCTGCTGGTCGCCGCCGAGAGCGGCGTCCCGGCGCACGCGCCGTGGAAGGACAAGGGGTTCGGTGTCGAGATGCCGGTGGCCTTCTACGACGCGACCAACCCCGAGGCGCGGCGGTTCGTCTGGAGCAAGGTCAAGGAGAACTACTACGACCTGGGTGTGCGCGCCTGGTGGCTGGACGGCGACGAGCCGGAGATCCAGCCCGGCCACCCGCACAACCTCGGCTTCCACGCCGGCCCGGGCGCGGAGGTGTTCAACCTCTACCCGCAGGCGAACGCGCAGACGTTCCACGACGGCATCCGCGCCGAGGGCGACGACGAAGTGGTGCTGCTGTCCCGCTCGGCCTGGGCGGGCAGCCAGCGGTTCGGGGCGGCGCTCTGGTCGGGCGACATCGGCGCGACGTGGGAATCACTGCGGACGCAGGTCCGGGCCGGGCTGAACGTGGCGCTGGCCGGTATCCCCTGGTGGACCACGGACATCGGCGGCTTCCACGGCGGCGATCCCGGCTCGCCGGAGTACCGCGAGCTGATGGTCCGCTGGTTCTCCTACGGTGTGTTCTGCCCGCTGTTCCGCCTGCACGGCTTCCGCGACCCGCGCCCGGCGTTCGGACCGGAGATGACCGGTGGCCCCAACGAGGTCTGGTCGTTCGGTCCGTCGGCCTACGAGGCGATCACGGCGTCGCTGCGGTTGCGCGAGCGGCTGCGGCCGTACCTGATGGCGCAGATGCGGGTGGCCCACGAGCAGGGGATCCCGCCGATGCGCCCGGTGTTCGTCGACTTCCCGGCGGACCGTGCCGCCTGGGACGTGGACGACCAGTTCCTGCTCGGCCCGGACGTGCTGGTGGCGCCGGTGCTCGAACCGGGCGTCACCACCCGCCGGGTGTACCTCCCGGCCGGGGCGGTGTGGACGGACGCGATCACCGGCACGCAGCACGAAGGCGGCGACTGGGTCGAGGCCCCGGCCCCGCCGGAACGCATCCCGGTCTTCCTCCGCGACGGGGCGGACCTGCCGATCAAGCCCGAGTGA
- a CDS encoding pentapeptide repeat-containing protein produces MSTVTPFAVLAVIGAVSGSVTAWLLLRRDRPAEVLTPAAPPEPVPGEVAARLLADERTARLAELTTLAERADGDPELRQECVDRILDRFRSGWPDSVAWQAELWRLLLPHLRPGAPRFWPGMDVELDHLVLHAVDLRGCEVRDARFHGVRFADDARFGDARFTGLVSFQGSCFARHAFFGGARFGTGADFENATFTGTADFAGVTAAGPVWFDHARFSARTDFTSAAFGDEVSFEATGFAGRTLFSGSRFAAGVLFTRARFSGPADFTGATAAGFDFTGARVRTDARVVRTWPPGWAPGEPQPPRWAGFTRA; encoded by the coding sequence ATGTCCACCGTCACGCCGTTCGCGGTCCTCGCGGTGATCGGCGCCGTCTCCGGCTCGGTCACCGCGTGGCTGCTCCTGCGCCGGGACCGGCCCGCCGAGGTGCTCACCCCCGCGGCGCCGCCGGAGCCGGTGCCCGGGGAAGTCGCCGCCCGGCTGCTGGCCGACGAGCGCACCGCGCGGCTGGCCGAGCTGACCACGCTCGCCGAGCGGGCCGACGGGGACCCGGAGCTGCGCCAGGAGTGCGTCGACCGGATCCTGGACCGGTTCCGGTCCGGGTGGCCGGACTCGGTGGCCTGGCAGGCCGAGCTGTGGCGGCTCCTGCTGCCGCACCTGCGCCCGGGAGCCCCGCGGTTCTGGCCCGGGATGGACGTCGAGCTGGACCACCTGGTGCTCCACGCCGTCGACCTGCGCGGCTGCGAAGTCCGCGACGCGCGCTTCCACGGCGTGCGGTTCGCCGACGACGCCCGCTTCGGCGACGCGCGCTTCACCGGCTTGGTGAGCTTCCAAGGTTCGTGCTTCGCCCGCCACGCCTTCTTCGGCGGTGCCCGGTTCGGGACGGGCGCCGACTTCGAGAACGCCACCTTCACCGGTACCGCCGACTTCGCCGGGGTGACCGCCGCGGGCCCGGTGTGGTTCGACCACGCCCGCTTCTCGGCCCGCACGGACTTCACTTCGGCCGCCTTCGGCGACGAAGTCTCGTTCGAGGCGACCGGGTTCGCCGGCCGCACGCTCTTCTCCGGCAGCCGGTTCGCCGCCGGCGTGCTCTTCACCCGGGCGCGCTTCAGCGGCCCCGCGGACTTCACGGGCGCGACCGCCGCCGGCTTCGACTTCACCGGGGCGCGGGTCCGGACGGACGCGCGCGTCGTCCGGACCTGGCCGCCGGGCTGGGCGCCCGGCGAGCCCCAGCCCCCGCGGTGGGCCGGGTTCACTCGGGCTTGA
- a CDS encoding TetR/AcrR family transcriptional regulator has translation MSPKLTPKGAATRQRIIEGAAAEIREHGVAVTTLDDVRARTGTSKSQLFHYFPDGKEELLLAVARFEADQVLAVQQPQLGELTSWAAWRRWRDTVVSHYDSRGRHCPLNVLISQLGRATPGAQAVVTELLRRWQDEIEAGIRHLQRAGEVDPELDAGRTSAALLAGIQGGVVVMLSTGRIDHLEAALDVGIGNLRASGNR, from the coding sequence GTGAGTCCAAAACTGACCCCGAAGGGCGCCGCGACGCGGCAGCGGATCATCGAGGGAGCGGCGGCGGAGATCCGCGAGCACGGCGTCGCCGTCACCACGCTCGACGACGTCCGGGCGCGGACGGGAACGAGCAAGAGCCAGCTCTTCCACTACTTCCCGGACGGCAAGGAAGAGCTCCTGCTGGCGGTGGCCCGCTTCGAAGCGGACCAGGTCCTGGCGGTGCAGCAGCCGCAGCTGGGCGAGCTGACGTCGTGGGCGGCGTGGCGGCGCTGGCGGGACACGGTCGTCTCGCACTACGACAGCCGCGGCCGGCACTGCCCGCTCAACGTGCTGATCTCGCAGCTCGGCCGCGCGACGCCGGGCGCGCAGGCCGTGGTGACCGAGCTGCTGCGCCGCTGGCAGGACGAGATCGAGGCGGGCATCCGCCACCTGCAGCGGGCCGGTGAGGTCGATCCGGAGCTGGACGCCGGACGCACGTCCGCCGCCCTGCTGGCCGGCATCCAGGGCGGTGTCGTGGTCATGCTCTCGACCGGCCGCATCGACCACCTGGAAGCGGCGCTCGACGTCGGGATCGGCAACCTGCGGGCGAGCGGGAACCGGTGA